One stretch of Anolis carolinensis isolate JA03-04 chromosome 3, rAnoCar3.1.pri, whole genome shotgun sequence DNA includes these proteins:
- the cul5 gene encoding cullin-5: MATSNLLKNKGSLQFEDKWDFMRPIVLKLLRQESVTKQQWFDLFSDVHGVCLWDDKGPAKIHQALKEDILDFIKQAQARVLSHQDDTALLKAYIVEWRKFFTQCDILPKPFCQLEITLMGKQGSNKKSNVEDSIVRKLMLDTWNESIFSNIKTRLQDSAMKLVHAERLGEAFDSQLVIGVRESYVNLCSNPEDKLQIYRDNFEKAYLDSTERFYRTQAPSYLQQNGVQNYMKYADAKLKEEEKRALRYLETRRECNSVEALMECCVNALVTSFKETILAECQGMIKRNETEKLHLMFSLMDKVPNGIEPMLKDLEEHIVSAGLADMVAAAETITTDSEKYVEQLLTLFNRFSKLVKEAFQDDPRFLTARDKAYKAVVNDATIFKLELPLKQKGVGLKTQPESKCPELLANYCDMLLRKTPLSKKLTSEEIEAKLKEVLLVLKYVQNKDVFMRYHKAHLTRRLILDISADSEIEENMVEWLREVGMPADYVNKLARMFQDIKVSEDLNQAFKEMHKNNKLALPADSVNIKILNAGAWSRSSEKVFVSLPTELEDLIPEVEEFYKKNHSGRKLHWHHLMSNGIITFKNEVGQYDLEVTTFQLAVLFAWNQRPREKISFENLKLATELPDAELRRTLWSLVAFPKLKRQVLLYEPQVNSPKDFTEGTLFSVNQEFSLIKNAKVQKRGKINLIGRLQLTTERMREEENEGIVQLRILRTQEAIIQIMKMRKKITNAQLQTELVEILKNMFLPQKKMIKEQIEWLIEHKYIRRDESDINTFIYMA; the protein is encoded by the exons AGAGTGCTCAGTCACCAAGATGATACTGCACTTCTGAAAGCCTATATTGTAGAATGGCGTAAATTCTTCACACAATGTGATATATTACCTAAGCCATTTTGTCAGTTAGAGATCACTCTCATGGGCAAACAAGGCAGCAATAAGAAATCCAATGTAGAAGACAGTATTGTACGAAAG CTCATGTTAGATACTTGGAATGAGTccatattttcaaatataaagACTCGCCTTCAGGACAGTGCAATGAAGTTGGTCCATGCTGAACGACTGGGGGAGGCATTTGATTCTCAACTAGTCATTGGTGTTAGAGAATCCTATG TTAATCTGTGTTCCAATCCAGAAGATAAACTCCAGATTTATCGGGATAATTTTGAAAAAGCATACCTTGATTCAACAGAGAGATTTTATAGAACTCAAGCTCCTTCGTATTTGCAACAAAATGGTGTACAGAATTATATGAAATAT GCAGATGCTAAactaaaggaagaagaaaaaagagcacTACGGTATTTAGAAACCAGACGTGAATGTAATTCTGTAGAAGCG CTCATGGAGTGTTGTGTTAATGCTCTGGTGACATCTTTTAAGGAGACCATTTTAGCAGAATGCCAAGGCATGATCAAACGAAATGAAACTGAAA AGTTGCATTTAATGTTTTCATTGATGGATAAAGTTCCCAATGGAATAGAACCTATGTTAAAAGATTTGGAAGAACATATTGTTAGTGCTGGATTGGCAGACATGGTAGCAGCAGCTGAAACCATTACTACT GATTCTGAAAAATATGTAGAACAATTGCTTACATTATTTAATCGATTTAGCAAACTGGTTAAAGAAGCTTTCCAAGATGACCCAAGATTTCTTACCGCAAGAGATAAG gcATATAAAGCAGTTGTAAATGATGCTACTATATTTAAACTTGAATTACCACTGAAACAGAAGGG AGTTGGATTGAAAACACAGCCAGAGTCCAAGTGCCCAGAACTACTTGCTaattattgtgatatgttgttaaGAAAAACACCGCTCAGCAAAAAACTAACATCTGAAGAAATTGAAGCAAAGCTTAAAGAAGTG cTGTTGGTACTGAAGTATGTGCAAAACAAAGATGTTTTCATGAGATACCACAAAGCTCACTTAACAAGGCGTCTAATATTGGATATATCAGCAGACAGTGAAATAGAAGAGAACATGGTAGAATGGCTAAGG GAAGTAGGTATGCCAGCTGATTATGTAAATAAACTGGCGAGAATGTTCCAGGATATCAAAGTATCTGAAGATTTGAACCAGGCCTTCAAAGAAATGCACAAAAATAATAAGCTGGCCCTTCCAG ctgATTCTGTGAATATCAAAATTTTAAATGCTGGAGCCTGGTCCAGAAGTTCTGAAAAGGTGTTTGTATCACTTCCCACGGAATTAGAAGACCTCATTCCAGAGGTGGAAGAGTTCTACAAAAAGAACCACAGTGGCAGGAAGCTTCACTGGCATCATCTTATGTCCAATGgcatt ATAACTTTTAAGAATGAAGTTGGCCAGTATGATTTGGAGGTAACAACATTTCAGCTGGCTGTCCTTTTTGCATGGAACCAAAGACCCCGAGAGAAGATCAGCTTTGAAAATCTCAAATTGGCAACAGAACTCCCTGATGCAGAGCTTAGGAGAACTTTGTGG TCTCTTGTAGCATTTCCAAAGTTGAAACGTCAGGTTTTGTTATATGAACCTCAAGTCAATTCGCCCAAAGACTTTACAGAAGGAACCCTCTTCTCAGTCAACCAGGAGTTCAGCTTAAT AAAAAATGCTAAAGTTCAAAAAAGAGGTAAGATAAACCTAATTGGTAGACTACAACTAACCACAGAGAGAATGcgagaagaggaaaatgaagggaTAGTCCAATTAAGAATATTACGAACCCAG GAGGCTATCATCCAAATAAtgaaaatgaggaagaaaatTACTAATGCTCAACTTCAGACTGAACTAGTAgagatattaaaaaacatgttctTACCACAGAAGAAAATGATAAAAGAGCAGATTGAATGGCTTATAGAACACAAATATATCAGAAGAGATGAATCAGATATCAACACTTTTATATACATGGCATAG